The Borreliella mayonii genome has a segment encoding these proteins:
- a CDS encoding tetratricopeptide repeat protein: MKKLILLNLIFISCYTINLKKLTKQTPYGIYLREAQKAINVNDYNSALKAYEKMIQNFNHNPNIVATGKYEIAFIYYTTNKIEKAKKIFEDLIENNMEMPKWIKPLAKKILNKIENNNLKK; encoded by the coding sequence ATGAAGAAACTAATATTACTAAACTTAATATTTATTTCCTGCTATACAATTAACTTAAAAAAATTAACAAAACAAACTCCTTATGGAATTTATCTCAGAGAAGCTCAAAAAGCTATCAATGTTAATGATTATAACTCTGCTTTAAAAGCATACGAAAAAATGATTCAAAATTTCAATCATAATCCAAATATAGTTGCTACTGGTAAATATGAAATCGCATTCATATACTATACAACAAACAAAATAGAAAAAGCAAAAAAAATCTTTGAAGATCTAATAGAAAATAATATGGAAATGCCTAAATGGATCAAACCTTTAGCTAAAAAAATATTAAATAAAATAGAAAATAATAATTTAAAAAAATAA